The proteins below come from a single Lactobacillus johnsonii genomic window:
- the upp gene encoding uracil phosphoribosyltransferase — MGKFTVLNHPLIQHKLTIIRKKDTGTNEFRQIVGEIGGLMVYEMTRDLPLKNVEIETPIGKSTQKELAGKKLVIVPILRAGLGMVDGVLQMIPSAKVGHIGMYRDEETLKPHEYFFKMPPDIEERECIIVDPMLATGGSANMAIEALKKRGAKNIRLAVLVAAPEGVKAVQEANPDVDIYAAAEDEKLMDNGYIYPGLGDAGDRLFGTK; from the coding sequence ATGGGTAAGTTTACCGTTTTGAATCACCCGTTGATCCAACATAAGTTGACAATCATTCGTAAGAAAGATACAGGTACAAATGAATTTCGTCAAATTGTTGGTGAAATCGGTGGACTCATGGTTTATGAAATGACACGCGATTTGCCATTGAAGAATGTTGAGATTGAAACTCCAATTGGAAAGTCAACTCAAAAAGAATTAGCAGGTAAGAAACTAGTTATAGTACCAATTTTACGTGCTGGTCTTGGAATGGTTGATGGTGTTCTTCAAATGATCCCATCTGCAAAAGTAGGACATATCGGAATGTATCGTGATGAAGAAACTCTAAAGCCGCATGAATATTTCTTCAAGATGCCACCAGATATTGAAGAACGTGAATGTATTATTGTTGATCCAATGCTTGCAACAGGTGGTTCAGCAAATATGGCTATTGAAGCATTAAAGAAGCGTGGCGCTAAGAATATTCGTTTAGCTGTTTTAGTGGCTGCTCCTGAAGGTGTAAAGGCTGTACAAGAAGCAAATCCAGATGTAGACATCTATGCAGCAGCAGAAGATGAAAAATTAATGGATAACGGTTACATCTACCCAGGTCTAGGGGATGCAGGGGATAGATTGTTCGGAACTAAGTAA
- a CDS encoding L-threonylcarbamoyladenylate synthase, with translation METKIFNKEQIPEAVALLRKGELVAFPTETVYGLGALATNEKAVKSVYAAKGRPSDNPLIVTVSDEQMMENYVSEVPERAKKLIKHFWPGPLTIILFVKEGTLPDAVTGGLPTAAFRCPNDDMTHDLISGLGKPIVGPSANTSTKPSPTTAEHVFHDLKGKIAGIIDNGPTEIGLESTIVDLSVEKPTVLRPGEITPEEISAVLGEEVLMNRGTTQTKGVPKAPGMKYRHYAPSAPVLIVDKEEDFSKIQWDDETGVAALDEVLEKIDSPNKYSLGKTIDKAAHNLFGALRYFDGEDKIKRIYVQGFDHGAISAAYMNRLNKAAAGHHFH, from the coding sequence ATGGAAACGAAGATTTTCAATAAAGAACAAATTCCTGAAGCAGTTGCCCTGTTGAGAAAAGGAGAATTAGTAGCTTTTCCAACTGAAACCGTATATGGGCTTGGGGCATTAGCAACTAATGAAAAGGCTGTTAAGAGTGTATATGCAGCTAAAGGCCGCCCAAGTGATAATCCATTAATTGTAACTGTGTCTGATGAACAAATGATGGAAAACTATGTTAGTGAAGTACCAGAACGTGCTAAAAAGCTAATTAAGCACTTTTGGCCTGGTCCATTAACTATTATTCTTTTTGTCAAAGAGGGGACTTTGCCAGATGCTGTAACTGGTGGTCTCCCAACCGCAGCATTTCGCTGTCCAAATGATGACATGACTCATGATTTAATTAGCGGACTAGGAAAACCAATTGTTGGTCCATCTGCTAATACTTCCACTAAGCCTAGTCCAACAACTGCAGAACATGTTTTTCATGATTTAAAGGGAAAAATAGCGGGGATTATTGATAATGGTCCAACCGAGATTGGTTTAGAATCAACAATTGTTGATTTGTCCGTTGAAAAGCCAACAGTTCTTCGTCCTGGAGAAATTACGCCTGAAGAGATTTCAGCAGTTCTAGGAGAAGAAGTTTTGATGAATAGGGGAACTACGCAGACTAAGGGTGTGCCAAAGGCTCCTGGTATGAAATATCGTCATTACGCTCCTAGTGCTCCTGTTTTAATTGTTGATAAAGAAGAAGATTTTTCGAAAATCCAATGGGATGATGAGACTGGTGTAGCTGCTTTGGATGAAGTTCTTGAAAAGATCGATAGTCCTAATAAATATAGTCTAGGCAAGACCATTGATAAGGCAGCTCATAATTTGTTTGGTGCTTTAAGATATTTTGATGGTGAAGATAAGATTAAGCGCATTTATGTCCAAGGTTTTGACCATGGTGCAATTAGTGCTGCTTACATGAATCGTTTAAACAAAGCTGCTGCTGGCCACCATTTTCATTAA
- the prmC gene encoding peptide chain release factor N(5)-glutamine methyltransferase, with product MPKSLKKIKETVLNDNSEIRPEDIDYVLGERLGYTPSEFELHINDELTPEQEKQALKDMKKLRRGISPQYILGYAWFYGYKILVNRGVLIPRFETEELVKWALENIESGKKILDLGTGSGAIMVALVKQAQKQGIQNLNLYASDITDSALRESEENFLKYDLDVKTRKANVLVGLEKFDMIISNPPYIKTSEKNLMDKNVIKNEPDTALYGGEDGLDFYRKFAKQVQSHLNPQGQFFLEFGFSEKEQLKELFETELPDFEIEFKDDLAGKPRMVHGRWRK from the coding sequence ATGCCTAAAAGTCTAAAAAAAATAAAAGAAACTGTGTTAAATGATAATTCTGAAATTCGTCCAGAGGATATTGATTACGTTCTGGGAGAAAGATTAGGCTATACACCTTCAGAATTTGAATTACACATTAATGATGAATTAACTCCGGAACAAGAAAAGCAAGCATTAAAAGATATGAAAAAATTGCGTCGAGGAATTTCTCCGCAATATATTTTGGGATACGCTTGGTTTTATGGCTACAAAATTTTAGTTAACCGTGGAGTTTTAATTCCTCGGTTTGAAACTGAAGAGTTAGTTAAATGGGCACTTGAAAATATTGAATCTGGTAAAAAGATCCTTGATTTAGGAACTGGTTCTGGAGCTATTATGGTTGCCTTGGTAAAGCAAGCTCAGAAACAGGGGATTCAGAATTTGAATCTATACGCAAGTGATATTACAGATTCCGCTTTACGTGAAAGCGAAGAAAATTTCTTAAAGTATGATTTAGATGTTAAAACCCGTAAGGCAAATGTATTAGTGGGCTTAGAAAAATTCGACATGATTATTTCTAATCCACCCTATATTAAGACTAGTGAAAAGAACTTAATGGATAAAAATGTTATAAAAAACGAACCTGATACTGCCTTATATGGGGGAGAAGATGGTCTAGATTTTTATCGTAAATTTGCAAAGCAAGTTCAGTCACATTTAAATCCTCAAGGACAATTTTTCTTAGAGTTCGGTTTTAGTGAAAAAGAGCAATTAAAAGAATTATTTGAGACTGAATTACCAGATTTTGAAATTGAATTTAAGGATGACTTAGCAGGTAAGCCAAGAATGGTTCATGGAAGGTGGAGGAAGTAA
- the prfA gene encoding peptide chain release factor 1, which yields MDKVMAQLEGLVAHYEELQEMMADPEVINDTKRYMEISKEEADMREVVQKYRKYKSDIKEIDDNKEIISTESDNDLVEMAKEENSELEKEVAELEDEIKILMLPKDPNDDKDIIMEIRGAAGGDEASLFAGDLLRMYEKYAETQGWKVSLIDSEPTEVGGYKRVAVMITGDKVYSKLKYENGAHRVQRVPVTESQGRVHTSTATVAVMPEYEQVDIDLDPKDIRVDVYRSSGAGGQHINKTSSAVRMTHLPTGIVVAMQDQRSQQQNREKAMQILKSRVYDYYESQNRDQYDAKRKESVGTGDRSERIRTYNYPQNRVTDHRIGLTLNKLDRIMNGELDEIINALVLYYQTQQLEKMAEENA from the coding sequence ATGGATAAAGTGATGGCCCAATTGGAAGGATTAGTTGCCCATTATGAAGAACTTCAAGAAATGATGGCTGATCCCGAAGTTATTAACGATACTAAGCGGTATATGGAAATCTCTAAAGAAGAAGCCGATATGCGTGAAGTAGTACAAAAATATCGCAAATATAAGTCAGATATTAAAGAAATTGATGATAATAAAGAAATTATTTCTACTGAATCTGATAATGACTTAGTTGAGATGGCGAAGGAAGAAAATTCTGAATTAGAAAAAGAAGTTGCTGAATTAGAAGATGAGATTAAGATCTTAATGCTTCCTAAAGACCCTAACGACGATAAAGATATTATTATGGAAATTAGAGGAGCTGCCGGTGGGGATGAAGCATCATTATTTGCAGGTGATCTTCTTAGAATGTACGAAAAATACGCAGAAACTCAAGGTTGGAAAGTATCTTTAATTGATTCTGAGCCGACTGAAGTAGGCGGATATAAGCGCGTTGCCGTTATGATCACAGGTGATAAAGTTTACTCAAAATTAAAGTATGAAAACGGAGCTCATCGTGTACAACGTGTTCCAGTAACTGAATCTCAAGGTCGTGTTCATACTTCTACTGCGACTGTAGCCGTTATGCCTGAATACGAACAAGTAGACATCGACTTAGATCCAAAAGATATTCGTGTAGATGTTTACCGTTCATCTGGTGCTGGTGGACAGCATATTAACAAAACTTCTAGTGCCGTACGTATGACACACCTTCCTACTGGCATTGTAGTTGCTATGCAGGATCAACGTAGTCAACAACAAAACCGTGAAAAGGCTATGCAAATTTTGAAATCACGTGTTTATGACTACTATGAAAGTCAAAATCGTGATCAATATGACGCTAAAAGAAAAGAATCTGTTGGTACAGGAGATCGGTCTGAAAGAATTAGAACCTATAACTATCCTCAAAACCGTGTAACTGATCACAGAATTGGTCTAACTTTAAACAAGCTTGATCGAATAATGAACGGCGAGTTGGATGAAATTATTAATGCACTCGTTCTTTACTACCAAACTCAGCAATTAGAAAAGATGGCTGAAGAAAATGCCTAA
- a CDS encoding thymidine kinase, with product MAQLFFRYGAMSSGKSIEILKVAHNYEAQGRKIALMTSNVDDRSGVGTVASRIGLHRKAVPISEDLDLFNYVSELNKSDVESGNGRVACVLIDEAQFLKRHHVLECAKIVDELKIPVMAFGLKNDFQNHLFEGSENLLIFADKVEEMKTICHYCGHKATMNLRINSGKPVYEGEQVQIGGDESYYPVCRFHYFHPNKQR from the coding sequence GTGGCTCAGTTGTTTTTTCGCTATGGTGCAATGAGTAGTGGTAAGTCGATTGAAATACTAAAGGTTGCCCATAATTATGAGGCACAAGGACGAAAAATTGCTTTAATGACGAGTAATGTAGACGATAGAAGTGGAGTAGGAACCGTAGCTTCTAGAATTGGTTTACATCGTAAAGCTGTACCCATAAGTGAAGATTTAGATTTATTTAATTATGTTTCAGAATTGAATAAAAGTGATGTGGAGTCTGGCAATGGTAGGGTGGCTTGTGTTTTAATTGACGAGGCACAGTTTTTAAAAAGACACCACGTATTAGAATGTGCCAAAATTGTTGATGAATTAAAAATACCTGTAATGGCATTTGGTCTGAAAAATGATTTTCAAAATCATTTGTTTGAAGGTAGCGAAAATTTGTTGATTTTTGCTGATAAAGTAGAAGAAATGAAGACAATTTGTCACTATTGCGGTCATAAGGCTACAATGAATTTACGAATTAATTCTGGAAAACCTGTTTATGAGGGTGAACAAGTTCAAATTGGCGGAGATGAATCTTATTATCCCGTTTGTCGTTTTCACTATTTTCATCCTAATAAGCAAAGATAA
- a CDS encoding Mur ligase family protein, whose amino-acid sequence MNLKSGIAKVAGKSSYWFLHNVLKGGTSFPGKFAMKIDPEVLNSLAKGYETIIVTGTNGKTMTTALIVEALKKKYGDILTNPSGSNMQQGIVTAFLAHKNKRAKKKIAVLEVDEANVKMVTKLLHPSVFVLTNIFRDQMDRYGEIYTTYQKIVDGIKLAPDATIIANGDASIFSSVELPNKKVFYGFKLPEDKPENDFKAPVNTDGVLCPKCDHILHYHERIYANLGDYFCSNCGYHRPELTYSVNQIIDQTPNSLKFKMGEKEYSIGIGGTYNIYNALAAYSVAREFGLSEEEVAQSFAENKRIFGRQELINYADKEIDLILVKNPVGLDEVLHMLNTEKDNYSLVTLLNANHADGIDTSWIWDADYEGLNKDQIKKVIVGGKRWHDMGFRLEVSGFEPGLMTTATNNEALLDEISKLPTKKVYILATYTAMLSLRKTMGEKKIIKAGM is encoded by the coding sequence ATGAATTTAAAATCAGGCATCGCTAAGGTAGCTGGTAAATCATCTTACTGGTTTCTTCATAACGTATTAAAGGGCGGGACGAGTTTTCCTGGAAAATTTGCCATGAAAATTGATCCTGAAGTATTAAATTCATTAGCAAAAGGCTATGAGACAATCATTGTTACTGGAACTAATGGTAAAACAATGACAACCGCTTTAATCGTGGAAGCATTAAAGAAGAAATATGGTGATATTTTAACTAATCCATCAGGCTCAAATATGCAACAAGGAATTGTTACAGCATTTTTAGCTCACAAGAATAAAAGAGCAAAAAAGAAAATTGCTGTGCTAGAAGTAGATGAAGCAAATGTAAAAATGGTAACCAAGTTACTACATCCAAGCGTATTTGTTTTAACTAATATTTTCCGTGATCAGATGGATAGATACGGTGAAATTTATACTACCTACCAAAAGATTGTCGACGGAATTAAACTAGCTCCCGATGCAACTATTATCGCTAACGGAGATGCAAGTATTTTTTCATCCGTGGAATTACCTAATAAAAAAGTATTCTATGGCTTCAAACTTCCGGAGGACAAGCCTGAAAATGACTTCAAGGCTCCCGTAAATACTGATGGTGTTTTATGTCCTAAGTGCGATCATATCTTGCATTATCACGAACGTATTTATGCAAACTTAGGAGACTATTTCTGTTCTAATTGTGGCTACCATCGTCCAGAATTAACCTATAGTGTAAATCAAATTATTGATCAAACTCCAAATAGCTTAAAATTCAAAATGGGTGAAAAAGAGTACAGCATTGGTATCGGTGGTACCTATAATATCTATAATGCTCTAGCTGCTTATTCTGTAGCGCGTGAATTTGGTTTAAGTGAAGAAGAAGTAGCCCAAAGTTTTGCTGAAAACAAACGAATTTTTGGTCGCCAAGAATTGATTAATTATGCAGATAAGGAAATAGATCTCATCTTAGTTAAAAATCCAGTTGGGCTTGATGAGGTTCTCCATATGTTAAATACTGAAAAAGATAACTATTCTTTAGTTACTCTTTTAAATGCAAATCACGCAGACGGAATCGATACATCCTGGATCTGGGATGCAGACTATGAAGGTTTAAACAAAGATCAAATCAAAAAAGTAATAGTCGGTGGAAAACGTTGGCATGATATGGGATTCAGACTGGAAGTTTCAGGTTTTGAGCCGGGGTTAATGACAACTGCTACTAATAACGAAGCTTTGCTAGATGAAATTTCAAAATTACCAACTAAGAAAGTTTATATTTTAGCCACTTATACTGCTATGCTTTCACTTCGTAAAACAATGGGTGAAAAGAAAATTATTAAAGCAGGTATGTAA
- a CDS encoding serine hydrolase domain-containing protein has product MIEFFKTQHLVESMVSERIVPGVNYAFIKKKQVFTSTVGFASLIPKVEQLSPFALYDLASLTKVLGTTNVFLKLKEEGKLNFTEPLKDFIPEFKDERIRLSDLLTHTSGIRGWIPNRDELAAPDLLKAIIGLPVTDEFKTKMRYADTNFILLGLVLEKIYGLPVQDIIMQEIILPAKLKETTFHPKAIECVPTALTEKGKMLRGIVHDPKARVLGKDCGSAGLFANLEDLIKITQAYLGLRNDVLPLQQDTLANLFQVETPKKVHPRSWGWDLRFDPVDQHPLIYHTGFTGTFMLIDRLNQTAMIVLTNRIHPSGHNHIFLAMREKIVDTFLKENVCKN; this is encoded by the coding sequence ATGATAGAATTTTTTAAGACTCAACATTTAGTTGAAAGTATGGTTAGTGAGCGGATTGTTCCTGGAGTAAATTATGCCTTTATTAAAAAAAAGCAAGTATTTACCTCAACAGTTGGCTTTGCTAGTTTAATACCTAAAGTTGAGCAACTTAGCCCTTTTGCTCTCTATGACTTAGCTAGTTTAACTAAGGTGTTAGGAACAACTAATGTTTTTTTGAAGCTGAAAGAAGAAGGAAAACTTAATTTTACAGAACCTCTTAAAGATTTTATTCCTGAATTTAAAGATGAACGTATTCGCCTTAGTGATTTGTTAACCCATACTAGTGGAATTCGGGGATGGATTCCTAATCGTGATGAATTAGCTGCACCTGATTTATTGAAGGCGATCATTGGTTTACCTGTTACTGATGAATTTAAAACAAAAATGCGATATGCCGATACTAATTTTATTTTATTGGGATTAGTTCTTGAGAAAATCTATGGGCTACCTGTGCAAGATATTATTATGCAGGAAATTATTTTACCTGCTAAATTGAAAGAGACAACTTTTCATCCTAAGGCAATTGAGTGCGTTCCTACCGCTTTAACTGAAAAGGGAAAAATGTTACGAGGGATTGTACATGATCCTAAAGCTCGGGTATTAGGAAAAGATTGTGGGTCTGCCGGTTTATTTGCAAATCTGGAAGATTTAATAAAGATAACCCAGGCTTATTTAGGGCTACGTAATGACGTTTTACCTCTACAGCAAGATACCTTAGCTAATTTGTTTCAAGTTGAAACTCCTAAGAAAGTACATCCTCGTTCTTGGGGATGGGATTTACGGTTTGATCCTGTTGACCAACACCCATTGATTTACCATACTGGCTTTACTGGAACATTTATGCTAATTGATCGACTTAATCAAACCGCAATGATTGTTTTAACAAATCGAATCCATCCTAGCGGACATAATCATATTTTTCTTGCAATGAGGGAAAAGATTGTTGATACGTTTTTGAAAGAAAATGTCTGTAAAAATTAA
- a CDS encoding MFS transporter, whose amino-acid sequence MKKQTENTLAVLATAFMSFVGILTETSLNVTFPAMMKQFNVSLDTIQWTTTGYLLMIAIIMISSSYQNERFTAKQLFVTAAIAFMVGSIISAFALNFYILLLGRLISALGVGLCTPMMFNLIVEVMPRDEWGLYMGIAGLVVAMAPTLGPAFGGSISYYLNWRWIFIIATIFALLVFIAGIFVIGSYHPVKKKSFNWLAYAILSAGMVSLVIGVNQLSKGLKNWRLWVLLILAAILFILFVRISKRSTSKLLDLSVFEDRAFIFGACAYFLLQFINIGVSFVLPNYIQIVNKQTSLIGGLVLLPGSIVAGLLNAYFGRLYDRLGAKVPLYGGAFLMALGSFLLANWGLSLTTWMIICFYGILMLGHRMSFSNTMAQSLKIVDKNLKADATAVCQTAQQLAGSMGTAILAAIIAVFQNKQTGSYATLTAQGSRIAFYFTFGLGILILVCDWFMFKLDKKTYKRRKCN is encoded by the coding sequence ATGAAAAAACAGACAGAAAATACATTGGCTGTCCTAGCAACAGCGTTCATGTCCTTTGTTGGAATTTTAACTGAAACAAGTTTAAATGTAACTTTTCCTGCGATGATGAAACAATTTAACGTATCTTTAGATACAATTCAGTGGACTACAACTGGATATCTATTGATGATTGCAATAATTATGATTAGTTCTTCTTATCAAAATGAGCGTTTTACTGCTAAGCAATTGTTTGTAACAGCTGCCATTGCATTTATGGTTGGAAGTATTATTTCAGCATTTGCATTAAATTTTTATATTTTATTGTTAGGGCGTTTAATTTCAGCTCTAGGTGTGGGTCTCTGTACACCAATGATGTTTAATTTGATTGTAGAAGTAATGCCAAGAGATGAATGGGGACTATATATGGGAATTGCTGGTTTAGTAGTAGCAATGGCTCCGACTCTCGGTCCAGCTTTTGGGGGAAGCATTTCTTATTACCTTAATTGGCGCTGGATTTTTATAATTGCTACAATTTTCGCACTATTAGTTTTTATTGCTGGAATTTTTGTGATTGGAAGCTACCATCCAGTAAAAAAGAAATCTTTTAATTGGCTGGCTTACGCAATTTTAAGTGCAGGGATGGTAAGTTTAGTAATCGGTGTAAATCAATTGAGTAAGGGACTGAAAAATTGGCGTCTATGGGTTTTATTAATATTAGCCGCAATTTTATTCATCCTATTTGTCAGAATTTCTAAACGTTCTACTAGTAAGCTACTTGACTTATCAGTTTTTGAAGATAGGGCATTTATTTTTGGAGCATGTGCTTATTTTTTACTTCAGTTTATTAATATTGGAGTGAGTTTTGTCTTACCTAACTATATCCAAATCGTTAATAAACAAACATCTTTAATTGGGGGACTCGTTTTACTTCCAGGCAGTATTGTTGCTGGACTCCTGAATGCTTATTTTGGTCGACTATATGACCGCCTAGGAGCAAAAGTGCCATTATATGGTGGCGCGTTTTTAATGGCGCTAGGGAGCTTTTTATTAGCTAATTGGGGCTTAAGCTTAACCACATGGATGATTATTTGTTTTTATGGAATTTTGATGTTAGGACATCGTATGTCCTTTAGCAATACGATGGCGCAAAGTTTAAAAATAGTTGATAAAAATTTGAAAGCAGATGCAACAGCTGTTTGTCAAACAGCACAACAATTAGCTGGTTCAATGGGGACTGCAATTTTGGCTGCAATTATAGCAGTGTTTCAAAATAAGCAAACTGGGAGTTATGCTACTTTAACTGCTCAAGGAAGTCGAATCGCATTCTATTTCACTTTTGGTCTTGGAATTTTGATTTTAGTATGTGATTGGTTTATGTTTAAACTAGATAAAAAAACATACAAGAGAAGAAAGTGTAACTAA
- a CDS encoding glucose-6-phosphate isomerase, translating into MSKVVHFDASKLTPFVHENELKEMQAMVTAADQELREGTGAGSDFRGWIDLPINYDKDEFDRIKKAAKKIQNDSEVLVGIGIGGSYLGAQASIEFLNSSFYGREKEKYPTVVFCGNSLSGSYLYDLLEWLGDKDFSINIISKSGTTTEPSIAFRVLKDKLIKKYGKEEAAKRIYATTDRAKGALKTEADAEGYEEFVVPDDIGGRFSVLSAVGLLPIAVAGGDIDAMMKGAADARAAYTDPDVLKDSPYQYAAMRNILYRKGYTTELLENYEPSLRMFGEWWKQLMGESEGKDQKGIYPSSANFTTDLHSLGQYIQEGRRNLMETVIRVEHPTHDVTIPDDKENLDQLNFLSGKTMNYVNDRAYEGVVLAHTDGGVPVMTVDIENQTAHTLGYLIYWFELAVGISGYLNGINPFNQPGVESYKRNMFGLLNKPGYEDLHDDLTKRLK; encoded by the coding sequence ATGAGTAAAGTTGTTCACTTTGATGCAAGTAAATTAACTCCTTTTGTTCATGAAAATGAATTAAAGGAAATGCAAGCAATGGTAACTGCTGCAGATCAAGAATTACGCGAAGGTACTGGCGCAGGTAGTGACTTCCGTGGTTGGATTGATTTGCCAATTAATTATGATAAAGACGAATTTGATCGTATTAAAAAAGCAGCTAAAAAGATTCAAAATGATTCAGAAGTTTTAGTTGGTATTGGTATTGGTGGTTCATACCTTGGTGCCCAAGCTTCAATTGAGTTCTTAAATAGCTCTTTCTACGGTAGAGAAAAAGAAAAGTACCCAACTGTAGTATTTTGTGGTAATTCTCTTTCAGGTTCATACCTTTACGATTTGCTTGAATGGTTAGGAGATAAGGACTTTTCAATTAATATTATTTCTAAGTCTGGTACTACTACTGAACCTTCAATTGCTTTCCGTGTATTGAAGGATAAGTTAATCAAGAAATACGGTAAAGAAGAAGCTGCTAAGAGAATTTACGCAACTACTGACCGTGCTAAGGGTGCTTTGAAGACTGAAGCAGATGCAGAAGGTTACGAAGAATTCGTAGTTCCAGATGATATTGGTGGTCGTTTCTCAGTATTGTCAGCTGTTGGTTTGCTTCCAATTGCTGTAGCTGGTGGTGACATCGATGCTATGATGAAGGGTGCTGCAGATGCACGTGCTGCTTACACTGATCCAGATGTTTTAAAGGACAGTCCTTACCAATATGCAGCAATGCGTAATATCCTTTACCGTAAAGGTTACACTACTGAATTACTTGAAAACTATGAACCATCATTAAGAATGTTTGGTGAATGGTGGAAGCAATTAATGGGTGAATCAGAAGGTAAAGATCAAAAAGGTATTTACCCATCTAGTGCTAACTTCACTACTGACCTTCACTCACTTGGTCAATACATCCAAGAAGGTCGTCGTAACTTAATGGAAACAGTTATTCGTGTTGAACACCCAACACATGATGTAACTATTCCTGACGATAAGGAAAACCTAGATCAATTAAACTTCTTATCAGGTAAAACTATGAATTACGTAAATGATCGTGCTTACGAAGGTGTAGTTCTAGCTCATACTGATGGTGGTGTACCAGTTATGACTGTTGATATTGAAAATCAAACAGCTCATACTTTAGGTTACTTAATCTACTGGTTTGAATTAGCTGTAGGTATCTCAGGCTACTTAAATGGTATTAACCCATTTAACCAACCAGGTGTTGAAAGTTACAAGAGAAACATGTTTGGTCTTTTAAACAAACCTGGTTATGAAGACTTACATGATGATTTAACTAAACGCTTAAAATAA
- a CDS encoding VanZ family protein, whose protein sequence is MLFLQPLYEYIFHHYAAHINHFALIKLILYSLDKTLFYFIIFVIIRLCWLLLVRHRRTLKSEACVWIFSFYIILLLMLTVFRDTYFPWQLTFNFHRSLSDINLVFMKETLKLTHGQSLLDFFYNSLGNVLWFIPFGFLFPTVIQKKSMVGTILAGGCLSVSIESLQFVLETGVSDIDDVFFNVCGTIIGFILYRIIYRFL, encoded by the coding sequence ATGCTTTTTTTACAACCCTTATATGAATATATTTTTCACCATTATGCAGCGCATATTAATCACTTTGCCTTAATTAAGTTGATTTTGTATAGCTTAGATAAGACACTTTTTTACTTTATTATTTTTGTAATTATTCGTTTATGTTGGCTGTTATTGGTGAGACATAGAAGAACCCTGAAGTCCGAAGCTTGTGTATGGATATTTAGTTTTTATATAATTTTGCTCTTAATGCTGACAGTATTTAGAGATACATATTTTCCATGGCAGTTGACATTTAATTTCCATCGTAGTCTAAGCGATATAAACTTAGTATTTATGAAAGAAACGCTGAAATTGACTCATGGTCAGAGTTTACTTGACTTTTTTTATAATTCGCTTGGAAATGTTTTATGGTTCATCCCGTTTGGTTTTTTATTTCCTACAGTTATTCAGAAAAAAAGTATGGTAGGAACCATTTTGGCCGGGGGATGTTTATCCGTAAGTATTGAATCTTTGCAATTTGTTTTAGAAACTGGTGTAAGCGATATAGATGACGTATTTTTTAATGTTTGCGGGACTATAATTGGATTTATATTATATCGAATTATTTATAGATTCTTATAA